A genomic window from Salvelinus namaycush isolate Seneca chromosome 5, SaNama_1.0, whole genome shotgun sequence includes:
- the LOC120046932 gene encoding microfibril-associated glycoprotein 4-like produces MLAVLLLAVVAVHSAPRCDINLDADCNEVYNISQASGVYPIYPFLTPVQVYCDMNTDGGKWTVIIQRRIDGSLNFYRPWNQYKVGFGNPEGEYWLGLENIHLLTKRRKYELRVDMEDFEGNSVFAMYSSFFLDSEADGYKLHVTGFTNRGAGDSLAYHSGLMFSTFDKDQDTWSDNCAATYYGTFWYGSCHYANINGEYLWGTTKHTSVNWNHWKGYHYSLKAVSMKIRPVP; encoded by the exons ATGTTGGCAGTGTTACTTCTGGCTGTTGTAGCAGTCCACTCTGCCCCTCGATGTGATATCAACCTGGATGCAGACTGTAATGAAGTCTACAACATCTCGCAAGCAAGTGGCGTCTACCCCATCTACCCCTTTTTGACACCTGTTCAGGTGTACTGTGACATGAACACGGATGGAGGCAAGTGGACTGTGA TAATCCAGAGGAGGATAGATGGATCTCTGAACTTCTACAGACCCTGGAACCAGTACAAAGTTGGTTTTGGAAACCCAGAGGGAGAATACTGGCTAG GACTGGAGAACATCCACCTTCTCACTAAGAGGAGGAAGTATGAGCTGAGGGTAGACATGGAGGACTTTGAAGGAAACAGTGTGTTTGCCATGTACTCTTCCTTCTTTTTGGACTCTGAGGCAGACGGATACAAGCTACATGTCACTGGATTCACCAACAGAGGAGCAG GTGACTCACTGGCCTATCATAGCGGGTTGATGTTCAGCACCTTCGACAAAGACCAGGACACTTGGTCTGACAACTGTGCAGCTACTTACTATGGGACATTTTGGTATGGTTCTTGTCACTACGCTAACATCAATGGAGAGTACCTATGGGGAACCACCAAACATACAAGTGTCAATTGGAATCACTGGAAAGGTTATCATTATTCTCTGAAAGCTGTCTCTATGAAGATTAGACCAGTGCCTTAG